A DNA window from Macadamia integrifolia cultivar HAES 741 chromosome 4, SCU_Mint_v3, whole genome shotgun sequence contains the following coding sequences:
- the LOC122076782 gene encoding uncharacterized protein LOC122076782 isoform X1, translating into MESGHVNGSRKHLKTYTVATIGESDISAPDESANSPSSSSSSNTSLDDFFCVDGSHGTKLEEDALLATKGVSSDRSPKSLESSDQGSQSDTFPIEVTVISPDSSLDGLSVTQSPPIQVMGRSVEPDPYRIPSSVFARSKSTTPMEWSVASNESLFSIHVGNNSFSRDHIFLMGRSGELGKSGELINFPDFPISPPPVMDGDKKTYNDVKKSTELRGGLGVTEAAAETVKEVLRVTAEDRNRQKTTPADGVHYSSSHSHRSDGSGASISSFAFPIKKRCAWPSCYCTWPLCYCCNCSWAFCYCCNCSRACSHCCKCSRTCCNCCNCIRACFYYCNCKRVNNYSCASSTLTGEGGRRSSDSGKADSEQQTLKQPQPKPKPQPQPETPASTPNARGGKWFPCFSCCPFCC; encoded by the exons ATGGAATCTGGACATGTGAATGGGAGTAGAAAGCATTTGAAGACATATACTGTGGCTACAATTGGTGAAAGTGATATTTCTGCCCCAGATGAAAGCGCAAATtctccatcttcatcttcttcatcaaacACTTCATTGGATGATTTCTTCTGTGTGGATGGAAGTCATGGTACCAAACTTGAAGAGGATGCTCTTTTAGCTACAAAGGGTGTTTCTAGTGACCGATCTCCAAAATCTTTGGAGTCTTCTGATCAGGGGTCACAAAGCGATACATTCCCAATAGAAGTTACTGTCATTTCTCCAGATTCAAGCTTGGATGGTTTGTCAGTGACACAATCCCCTCCAATCCAAGTGATGGGTAGATCAGTAGAACCTGATCCGTATAGAATTCCATCTTCTGTGTTTGCAAGAAGTAAGTCCACGACTCCAATGGAATGGAGTGTTGCTTCCAATGAGTCATTGTTCAGCATCCATGTTGGAAATAATAGTTTCTCCAGAGACCATATTTTTCTGATGGGTAGATCTGGAGAGCTGGGTAAGTCAGGAGAGTTGATAAACTTTCCAGACTTTCCAATTAGCCCACCTCCAGTAATGGATGGTGACAAAAAAACTTACAATGATGTGAAAAAGAGTACTGAATTGCGGGGAGGCTTAGGTGTAACTGAAGCAGCCGCTGAGACCGTGAAGGAAGTTCTGAGGGTAACTGCAGAAGATCGCAATAGGCAGAAGACGACTCCTGCTGATGGGGTCCATTATTCCTCTAGCCATTCTCACCGTTCTGACGGGAGTGGAGCCAGCATCAGTTCTTTTGCGTTTCCAAT AAAGAAGAGGTGTGCATGGCCATCCTGCTACTGTACGTGGCCACTCTGCTACTGTTGTAACTGTAGTTGGGCGTTCTGCTACTGTTGTAACTGTAGTCGAGCTTGCAGCCATTGTTGTAAATGTAGTCGGACTTGCTGCAACTGTTGTAATTGTATTCGGGCTTGCTTCTACTATTGTAACTGTAAACGAGTCAACAACTATTCTTGTGCATCTTCCAC TTTGAcaggagaaggaggaagaagaagtagcGACTCCGGGAAGGCAGACTCTGAGCAGCAAACACTAAAACAGCCACAGCCAAAGCCAAAGCCACAGCCACAGCCAGAGACTCCAGCATCAACTCCAAATGCAAGGGGGGGCAAGTGGTTTCCTTGCTTCTCTTGTTGCCCATTCTGTTGTTGA
- the LOC122076782 gene encoding uncharacterized protein LOC122076782 isoform X2, which produces MESGHVNGSRKHLKTYTVATIGESDISAPDESANSPSSSSSSNTSLDDFFCVDGSHGTKLEEDALLATKGVSSDRSPKSLESSDQGSQSDTFPIEVTVISPDSSLDGLSVTQSPPIQVMGRSVEPDPYRIPSSVFARSKSTTPMEWSVASNESLFSIHVGNNSFSRDHIFLMGRSGELGKSGELINFPDFPISPPPVMDGDKKTYNDVKKSTELRGGLGVTEAAAETVKEVLRVTAEDRNRQKTTPADGVHYSSSHSHRSDGSGASISSFAFPILTGEGGRRSSDSGKADSEQQTLKQPQPKPKPQPQPETPASTPNARGGKWFPCFSCCPFCC; this is translated from the exons ATGGAATCTGGACATGTGAATGGGAGTAGAAAGCATTTGAAGACATATACTGTGGCTACAATTGGTGAAAGTGATATTTCTGCCCCAGATGAAAGCGCAAATtctccatcttcatcttcttcatcaaacACTTCATTGGATGATTTCTTCTGTGTGGATGGAAGTCATGGTACCAAACTTGAAGAGGATGCTCTTTTAGCTACAAAGGGTGTTTCTAGTGACCGATCTCCAAAATCTTTGGAGTCTTCTGATCAGGGGTCACAAAGCGATACATTCCCAATAGAAGTTACTGTCATTTCTCCAGATTCAAGCTTGGATGGTTTGTCAGTGACACAATCCCCTCCAATCCAAGTGATGGGTAGATCAGTAGAACCTGATCCGTATAGAATTCCATCTTCTGTGTTTGCAAGAAGTAAGTCCACGACTCCAATGGAATGGAGTGTTGCTTCCAATGAGTCATTGTTCAGCATCCATGTTGGAAATAATAGTTTCTCCAGAGACCATATTTTTCTGATGGGTAGATCTGGAGAGCTGGGTAAGTCAGGAGAGTTGATAAACTTTCCAGACTTTCCAATTAGCCCACCTCCAGTAATGGATGGTGACAAAAAAACTTACAATGATGTGAAAAAGAGTACTGAATTGCGGGGAGGCTTAGGTGTAACTGAAGCAGCCGCTGAGACCGTGAAGGAAGTTCTGAGGGTAACTGCAGAAGATCGCAATAGGCAGAAGACGACTCCTGCTGATGGGGTCCATTATTCCTCTAGCCATTCTCACCGTTCTGACGGGAGTGGAGCCAGCATCAGTTCTTTTGCGTTTCCAAT TTTGAcaggagaaggaggaagaagaagtagcGACTCCGGGAAGGCAGACTCTGAGCAGCAAACACTAAAACAGCCACAGCCAAAGCCAAAGCCACAGCCACAGCCAGAGACTCCAGCATCAACTCCAAATGCAAGGGGGGGCAAGTGGTTTCCTTGCTTCTCTTGTTGCCCATTCTGTTGTTGA
- the LOC122076780 gene encoding replication protein A 70 kDa DNA-binding subunit B translates to MEKNSITPDAISTILVNPSPGSSSEVPELIVQVVDLKPVGNRFTFMASDGKMKVKAILPSNMSAEIESGNIQNLGLIRILDYTLNVIPNKSEKYLIATKCEVVSPALEMEVKSEVKKEDFGIVLKPKQEMVTKSAVQILHEQHGNMAPAARMAMTRRVHPLVSLNPYQGNWTIKVRVTSKGNMRSYKNARGEGVVFNVELADEDGTQIQATMFNDAAKKFYDRFELGKVYYISRGTLRVANKQFKTVQNDYEMTLNENSEVEEATGEATFVPQTKFSFVPIDQLGLYVNGRELVDIIGVVQNVSPTLSVRRKINNETIPKRDITIADESKKTVVVSLWNDLATNIGQELLDMVETAPIVAIKSLKVGDFQGVSLSSLTKSSVLLNPDIPESKKLKSWYDSEGKGSLMASVGSGLVPTSARTGRSMYSDRVFISHITGNPSLGEDSKPEFFNLKACISLIKPDQTMWYRACKTCNKKVTEAVGSGYWCEGCQKNDNDCSLRYIMVVKVSDPSGEAWLSVFNEHAERIVGCTADELDKMRSEDMDAYNLKLKEATWVPHLFRVSVAQNEYMNEKRQRITVRVQSLLDFAAESRYLLEEISKMQVS, encoded by the exons ATGGAGAAAAACAGCATCACTCCTGATGCTATTTCTACTATTCTAGTGAACCCATCTCCTGGATCGTCATCTGAAGTCCCAGAACTCATTGTTCAGGTTGTCGATCTCAAGCCTGTCGGCAACAGATTTAC ATTTATGGCTAGTGATGGAAAGATGAAAGTTAAGGCCATTCTTCCGTCCAATATGTCAGCTGAGATCGAATCAGGAAATATTCAGAATCTAGGGCTCATCCGCATTCTTGACTATACACTCAATGTTATTCCGAATAAGTCTGAGAA GTATCTGATTGCAACAAAATGTGAGGTGGTTTCTCCTGCACTTGAAATGGAAGTCAAGAGTGAAGTGAAAAAGGAAGATTTTGGCATTGTTTTGAAGCCAAAGCAAGAGATGGTTACTAAATCTGCTGTCCAGATTTTGCATGAACAACATGGGAA TATGGCTCCTGCTGCACGGATGGCTATGACCCGAAGAGTTCATCCTCTTGTTTCCTTGAATCCTTACCAAGGTAACTGGACCATAAAGGTTCGAGTCACAAGTAAAGGTAACATGCGGTCTTACAAAAATGCTAGAGGAGAAGGAGTTGTCTTCAATGTTGAATTAGCGGATGAAGAT GGAACTCAAATACAAGCAACAATGTTTAATGATGCTGCAAAGAAGTTCTATGACAGGTTTGAATTGGGAAAGGTTTATTACATATCTAGAGGAACCCTCAGAGTTGCCAACAAGCAGTTTAAGACTGTCCAAAATGATTATGAAATGACTTTAAATGAAAACTCTGAGGTGGAAGAGGCAACTGGAGAAGCTACTTTTGTTCCTCAAACAAAATTCAGTTTTGTCCCAATTGATCAATTGGGGCTGTATGTTAATGGGAGGGAACTTGTAG ATATCATTGGAGTGGTTCAGAATGTTTCTCCTACTTTGAGTGTCCGAAGAAAGATTAACAATGAGACTATCCCAAAACGAGATATTACAATTGCTGATGAATC GAAAAAGACTGTTGTGGTATCTTTGTGGAATGATCTTGCAACCAATATAGGGCAGGAATTGCTAGATATGGTGGAAACAGCTCCTATTGTAGCAATAAAATCCCTTAAAGTTGGAGATTTTCAAG GAGTATCTTTGTCTTCTTTGACCAAAAGCTCTGTATTGCTAAATCCAGACATCCCTGAATCAAAGAAACTCAAATCTTG GTATGACTCTGAGGGTAAAGGCAGTCTAATGGCTTCTGTTGGCTCTGGTTTGGTCCCTACTTCAGCAAGAACTGGAAGATCTATGTACTCCGATAGAGTGTTCATTTCTCATATTACTGGTAATCCATCTTTGGGTGAAGACAGCAAG CCTGAGTTTTTCAACTTAAAAGCATGCATTAGTTTGATAAAGCCTGATCAGACAATGTGGTACCGGGCTTGTAAGACATGCAACAAAAAGGTGACTGAAGCTGTTGGATCTGGTTATTGGTGTGAAGGATGCCAGAAGAATGATAATGACTGTAGTTTGAG GTATATAATGGTAGTCAAGGTTTCTGATCCAAGTGGTGAAGCTTGGCTTTCTGTTTTCAATGAACATGCAGAAAGAATAGTAGGGTGCACTGCCGATGAGCTTGATAAGATGAGATCAGAG GACATGGATGCATACAATTTAAAGCTGAAAGAAGCCACTTGGGTCCCACATTTGTTCCGGGTTAGTGTTGCACAGAATGAGTACATGAATGAGAAAAGGCAGAGAATAACAGTCAGAGTTCAGAGTTTGCTTGATTTTGCTGCTGAATCAAGATACCTGTTGGAAGAGATATCCAAGATGCAAGTCTCTTGA